One segment of Leptodactylus fuscus isolate aLepFus1 chromosome 7, aLepFus1.hap2, whole genome shotgun sequence DNA contains the following:
- the EVL gene encoding ena/VASP-like protein isoform X5 produces MHATIFYFSVSICLTLPAFLIALPDLLPLINAHFALFILFFLLLVSTLQINVSSSPTHCQSPPPDYNNYRTSPSAGAIPPPSYAKAISSASPVPEPSNISSQKSSNRTSDSPELSSNSLSGFESSTSKASAFSPIWPSNGTLSRSVKQISLSPPPNPSSSHPPLTSHQSVKHPSVSFSSRSTSPSVASPVLHQNVSPTLLIPATLPMIPAQYVRSRGGGLDKMVQNPNVPHQIGPDDQADEPHSTQIPLSSQKAQVKSSDRSFLSCLETVPLPQLPVIASPAGTLTHASAQSFHASCQPSQLSYQSTSHFVSLPPPYAAVSELNLSKRTTHCMTSAISQLSPMVPPGHPSSASMVASVGVVPAPASGPPPPPPPGPPPPSGATPPPAPPLPAGGSQGVVYEDSPASGLAAALAGAKLRKVQRPEDGSGSSSPCGASKTDANRTSSGGGGGGLMEEMNKLLAKRRKAASQTEKPGDKKEDECQNEDASLSSSPNTRGPTPQNSADLGKKPWERSNSVEKPVPSLLSRTPPVVKSPEAKSPIQSQPPSRMKPVNSSNDVSTDALDFDRMKQEILEEVVRELHKVKEEIIDAIRQELSRISTT; encoded by the exons ATGCATGCCACcatcttttatttttctgtttccaTCTGTCTCACACTCCCAGCTTTCCTGATCGCTCTGCCTGATTTGTTACCCTTGATAAATGCCCATTTTGCtctgttcattttattttttcttcttttagtttCCACCCTTCAGATAAACGTATCTTCCTCCCCTAcccactgccagtctcctcctcctgACTACAATAACTACAGAACATCTCCATCCGCTGGTGCTATCCCACCACCATCTTACGCCAAAGCTATCTCTTCAGCATCTCCTGTCCCTGAACCCAGTAATATATCCTCTCAAAAGTCCTCTAACAGAACCAGCGATTCCCCAGAGTTGTCGTCTAACAGTCTATCTGGATTTGAGTCTTCCACATCCAAAGCTTCTGCCTTTTCTCCAATCTGGCCAAGTAATGGGACCCTATCCCGAAGCGTCAAGCAAATATCCTTATCCCCACCACCAAATCCTTCCAGTTCCCATCCTCCATTAACTTCTCATCAGTCTGTTAAACATCCCTCTGTGTCCTTTTCTTCCCGCTCTACTTCTCCTAGTGTGGCTTCACCAGTGCTTCACCAGAACGTGTCTCCAACACTCCTTATTCCAGCAACTCTTCCCATGATTCCTGCACAGTATGTCAGGAGTAGAGGAGGAGGTCTTGACAAAATGGTCCAAAACCCAAATGTACCTCATCAGATAGGGCCAGATGACCAAGCAGATGAACCACACTCAACTCAGATTCCATTAAGTTCTCAGAAAGCCCAAGTTAAAAGCTCAGACCGTTCCTTTCTGTCCTGCCTAGAAACTGTACCCCTTCCTCAGTTGCCAGTAATTGCCAGCCCAGCTGGGACCCTGACTCATGCTTCTGCTCAATCCTTCCATGCCTCCTGTCAACCTTCTCAACTGTCTTACCAGTCCACATCACATTTTGTTTCATTACCTCCCCCTTatgctgctgtatctgagctgaaTTTGTCCAAGAGGACTACACATTGTATGACATCCGCCATTTCCCAGTTAA GTCCCATGGTCCCTCCTGGCCATCCCTCTTCTGCATCTATGGTCGCTTCAGTTGGGGTAGTACCTGCTCCAGCCAGTGGACCTCCACCTCCGCCACCACCTGGTCCTCCACCGCCATCAGGAGCTACCCCGCCACCTGCCCCTCCTCTGCCAGCTGGAGGAAGCCAAGGGGTGGTATATGAAGATAGCCCAGCGTCCGGGCTGGCAGCAGCTCTGGCCGGTGCCAAACTGAGGAAAGTACAACGG CCAGAAGATGGTTCAGGAAGTTCTAGTCCATGCGGAGCTTCCAAAACTGATGCCAATCGAACaagcagtggaggaggaggaggaggattaaTGGAGGAAATGAATAAACTGCTGGCAAAAAG AAGAAAAGCAGCCTCACAGACAGAAAAGCCAGGGGACAAAAAAGAAGATGAATGCCAAAAT GAAGATGCCAGTCTCTCATCTTCTCCCAACACACGGGGTCCCACACCTCAGAACTCTGCAG ATTTGGGTAAAAAACCATGGGAGAGAAGTAATTCAGTGGAAAAGCCTGTGCCCTCATTACTGTCAAG AACCCCACCAGTGGTGAAGAGTCCTGAAGCTAAGAGCCCCATACAATCTCAGCCACCCTCTAG GATGAAGCCTGTAAACAGCAGCAATGACGTATCGACGGACGCCTTAGACTTCGACCGAATGAAGCAA